Proteins encoded by one window of Lepisosteus oculatus isolate fLepOcu1 chromosome 18, fLepOcu1.hap2, whole genome shotgun sequence:
- the LOC102696544 gene encoding equilibrative nucleoside transporter 2 isoform X1, translated as MARKDTPTDRGRIVGVIFFILGLGTLLPWNFFLTATEYFQRRLRHEVNESAWANGTVPLQKEYHFNNWMTLLSQLPLLLFTFLNSFLYQWIAEKVRIAGSLVFILILFALTAALVKVPMEQDQFFSVTMATIWFINSFGAVLQGSLFGLVGILPQRYSAVFMSGQALAGTFAALAMLMAIASEADRETAALGYFITPCVGTLVTLVSYLALPHLEFARFYFSAGGPKTYELESNDELLRTENGPTENGKPDGQARLALENGPPGPAKKSSVIQVFKKIKVMALCVTLVFTITLSVFPAVTADVKTLYPGKWEAYFIPVCCFLTFNLMDWIGRSIPSVVQWPPKESRLFPALVAARLLFVPLLVLCNVQARARLPVWFAHDALFTAIMVLFSLSNGYCVCLSMSYAPQMVEPQDAETAGALMTFFLALGLSLGAALSFPLRFLV; from the exons ATGGCCCGGAAAGACACCCCGACTGACCG AGGCCGGATCGTGGGAGTGATCTTCTTCATCCTGGGGCTGGGCACCCTGCTGCCGTGGAACTTCTTCCTGACGGCGACAGAG TACTTCCAGCGCCGCCTGCGGCACGAGGTCAACGAGTCCGCCTGGGCCAACGGCACCGTGCCGCTCCAGAAGGAGTACCACTTCAACAACTGGATGACCCTGCTGTCCCAGCTGCCCCTGCTCCTCTTCACCTTCCTCAACTCCTTCCTGTATCAGTG gATCGCGGAGAAAGTGCGCATCGCCGGCAGCCTGGTCTTCATCCTAATCCTCTTCGCCCTCACGGCGGCCCTGGTCAAGGTCCCCATGGAGCAGGACCAGTTCTTCTCGGTCACCATGGCGACCATCTGGTTCATCAACT cGTTCGGGGCCGTGCTGCAGGGCAGTCTCTTCGGCCTGGTGGGGATCCTGCCCCAGAGGTACAGCGCCGTCTTCATGAGCGGACAGGCCCTGGCTGGCACCTTCGCCGCCCTCGCCATGCTGATGGCCATCGCCA GCGAAGCCGATAGAGAAACCGCGGCTCTGGGCTACTTCATCACCCCCTGCGTGGGCACGCTGGTCACCTTGGTGAGCTACCTGGCGCTGCCACACCTG GAGTTCGCCCGGTTCTACTTCAGCgccggcgggccgaagacctaTGAGCTGGAGAGCAACGACGAGCTGCTGCGCACAG aaAACGGTCCGACGGAGAACGGGAAGCCGGACGGCCAGGCCCGCCTCGCCCTGGAGAACGGCCCCCCCGGCCCGGCCAAGAAGTCTTCGGTCATCCAGGTTTTCAAGAAG ATCAAGGTGATGGCGCTGTGCGTGACCCTCGTCTTCACCATCACGCTGTCCGTGTTCCCCGCCGTCACCGCCGACGTCAAGACCCTGTACCCCGGGAAGTGGG AGGCCTACTTCATCCCCGTCTGCTGTTTCCTCACCTTCAACCTGATGGACTGGATCGGCCGGAGCATTCCCAGCGTCGTCCAGTGG CCCCCCAAGGAGAGCCGGCTGTTCCCGGCGCTGGTGGCGGCGCGCCTGCTGTTCGTCCCCCTGCTCGTGCTGTGCAACGTGCAGGCCCGCGCCCGCCTGCCCGTGTGGTTCGCCCACGACGCCCTCTTCACCGCCATCATGGTCCTCTTCTCCCTCTCCAACGGCTACTGCGTCTGCCTGTCCATGTCCTACGCGCCCCA GATGGTGGAGCCGCAGGACGCCGAAACCGCGGGGGCGCTCATGACCTTCTTCCTGGCCCTGGGTCTGTCCCTGGGGGCCGCCCTGTCCTTCCCCCTCCGCTTCCTGGTGTAG
- the LOC102696544 gene encoding equilibrative nucleoside transporter 2 isoform X2 codes for MSARHSPAASQMPPAPQEGGAPDRNVLTMARKDTPTDRGRIVGVIFFILGLGTLLPWNFFLTATEYFQRRLRHEVNESAWANGTVPLQKEYHFNNWMTLLSQLPLLLFTFLNSFLYQWIAEKVRIAGSLVFILILFALTAALVKVPMEQDQFFSVTMATIWFINSFGAVLQGSLFGLVGILPQRYSAVFMSGQALAGTFAALAMLMAIASEADRETAALGYFITPCVGTLVTLVSYLALPHLEFARFYFSAGGPKTYELESNDELLRTENGPTENGKPDGQARLALENGPPGPAKKSSVIQVFKKIKVMALCVTLVFTITLSVFPAVTADVKTLYPGKWEAYFIPVCCFLTFNLMDWIGRSIPSVVQWPPKESRLFPALVAARLLFVPLLVLCNVQARARLPVWFAHDALFTAIMVLFSLSNGYCVCLSMSYAPQMVEPQDAETAGALMTFFLALGLSLGAALSFPLRFLV; via the exons ATGTCCGCCCGTCACTCGCCCGCGGCGTCCCAGATGCCCCCAGCGCCTCAGGAGGGGGGGGCCCCCGACAG GAACGTGCTGACCATGGCCCGGAAAGACACCCCGACTGACCG AGGCCGGATCGTGGGAGTGATCTTCTTCATCCTGGGGCTGGGCACCCTGCTGCCGTGGAACTTCTTCCTGACGGCGACAGAG TACTTCCAGCGCCGCCTGCGGCACGAGGTCAACGAGTCCGCCTGGGCCAACGGCACCGTGCCGCTCCAGAAGGAGTACCACTTCAACAACTGGATGACCCTGCTGTCCCAGCTGCCCCTGCTCCTCTTCACCTTCCTCAACTCCTTCCTGTATCAGTG gATCGCGGAGAAAGTGCGCATCGCCGGCAGCCTGGTCTTCATCCTAATCCTCTTCGCCCTCACGGCGGCCCTGGTCAAGGTCCCCATGGAGCAGGACCAGTTCTTCTCGGTCACCATGGCGACCATCTGGTTCATCAACT cGTTCGGGGCCGTGCTGCAGGGCAGTCTCTTCGGCCTGGTGGGGATCCTGCCCCAGAGGTACAGCGCCGTCTTCATGAGCGGACAGGCCCTGGCTGGCACCTTCGCCGCCCTCGCCATGCTGATGGCCATCGCCA GCGAAGCCGATAGAGAAACCGCGGCTCTGGGCTACTTCATCACCCCCTGCGTGGGCACGCTGGTCACCTTGGTGAGCTACCTGGCGCTGCCACACCTG GAGTTCGCCCGGTTCTACTTCAGCgccggcgggccgaagacctaTGAGCTGGAGAGCAACGACGAGCTGCTGCGCACAG aaAACGGTCCGACGGAGAACGGGAAGCCGGACGGCCAGGCCCGCCTCGCCCTGGAGAACGGCCCCCCCGGCCCGGCCAAGAAGTCTTCGGTCATCCAGGTTTTCAAGAAG ATCAAGGTGATGGCGCTGTGCGTGACCCTCGTCTTCACCATCACGCTGTCCGTGTTCCCCGCCGTCACCGCCGACGTCAAGACCCTGTACCCCGGGAAGTGGG AGGCCTACTTCATCCCCGTCTGCTGTTTCCTCACCTTCAACCTGATGGACTGGATCGGCCGGAGCATTCCCAGCGTCGTCCAGTGG CCCCCCAAGGAGAGCCGGCTGTTCCCGGCGCTGGTGGCGGCGCGCCTGCTGTTCGTCCCCCTGCTCGTGCTGTGCAACGTGCAGGCCCGCGCCCGCCTGCCCGTGTGGTTCGCCCACGACGCCCTCTTCACCGCCATCATGGTCCTCTTCTCCCTCTCCAACGGCTACTGCGTCTGCCTGTCCATGTCCTACGCGCCCCA GATGGTGGAGCCGCAGGACGCCGAAACCGCGGGGGCGCTCATGACCTTCTTCCTGGCCCTGGGTCTGTCCCTGGGGGCCGCCCTGTCCTTCCCCCTCCGCTTCCTGGTGTAG